A genomic stretch from Telmatocola sphagniphila includes:
- a CDS encoding trypsin-like peptidase domain-containing protein: MRIFFCLFLLLVPGRSECLEAQLPREAVGWIHADNDLLGTGFLIDLEKKRMLSCYHCVGEAKGLEVFFPVRDKDELLADKNYYLSHRTELRKSGHLIPGKVIRKSLSRDLALIELAELPPGAQKVSFASRAASPSESIRTVGHRYDAESLWNVTQGVLRQSARQEGYFWQGQKLAQNAHALFLQLPVNTGDSGGPLLNSQNQVIGITSAVRWRTGGIAIGIGWEEIRSFLDQPASDSPTTKALYEAVAQSTLWVNPAATEFRHAGFLVDAQKGWILTTSKAVEGLEKTEVVFPLADASRAERFQKKLYEVPGTVPRYTVRVRKVDLVRDLALLELEAPLPSRKAVTLAIKEPAVTDRIHSINHPLGVDCLWLYSQGNVRQKTRLTVEKPEAIEFRVLLLQMPTQGSSPGGPVYNDAGEVVGLVLNRESAQQQIGYAITAAEIREFLKEKK, encoded by the coding sequence ATGAGAATATTCTTTTGTTTGTTCCTGCTATTGGTCCCAGGGAGGTCTGAATGTCTGGAAGCGCAACTTCCTCGGGAGGCCGTGGGCTGGATTCATGCGGATAACGATCTGCTCGGCACCGGCTTCCTGATCGATTTGGAAAAGAAGCGGATGCTCAGCTGCTATCACTGCGTCGGCGAAGCCAAAGGGCTCGAAGTATTCTTCCCGGTGCGAGACAAAGACGAACTTCTTGCGGATAAAAACTATTATCTGAGCCATCGCACCGAGTTGCGAAAAAGCGGGCATCTGATACCCGGCAAAGTGATCCGAAAATCTTTAAGCCGGGACCTGGCATTAATTGAACTCGCGGAGTTGCCACCCGGCGCACAGAAAGTCTCTTTCGCATCGAGAGCGGCGTCGCCGTCCGAATCGATTCGAACCGTCGGCCATCGCTATGATGCCGAATCGCTCTGGAATGTTACCCAAGGAGTGTTGCGACAATCGGCCCGACAGGAGGGCTACTTCTGGCAGGGACAGAAACTGGCCCAAAATGCCCACGCTCTATTTCTTCAATTACCCGTGAATACCGGCGATAGCGGCGGGCCGTTGTTAAATTCTCAAAATCAGGTCATCGGTATTACTTCCGCCGTGCGTTGGCGAACGGGTGGAATTGCAATAGGTATTGGCTGGGAGGAGATCCGATCTTTTCTCGATCAACCGGCGAGTGATAGCCCTACTACGAAGGCTCTCTACGAAGCTGTTGCCCAATCGACGCTTTGGGTGAATCCCGCCGCGACGGAATTTCGTCATGCCGGTTTTCTGGTCGATGCCCAAAAAGGATGGATCTTAACAACATCAAAAGCCGTGGAAGGATTAGAGAAAACGGAAGTGGTTTTTCCTCTGGCCGATGCTTCACGAGCGGAGCGCTTTCAAAAAAAGCTGTATGAAGTTCCTGGCACAGTCCCCCGATATACAGTTCGGGTGCGAAAAGTGGATCTGGTACGCGACCTCGCGCTCCTGGAGTTGGAAGCTCCACTACCTTCCCGAAAAGCCGTGACTCTCGCGATCAAGGAACCGGCCGTGACGGATCGGATCCATTCGATCAATCATCCTTTAGGGGTCGATTGCCTTTGGCTCTATTCGCAAGGGAATGTGAGGCAGAAGACCCGACTGACTGTAGAGAAGCCTGAAGCAATCGAGTTCCGGGTTCTTCTCCTGCAAATGCCGACACAGGGCTCCTCGCCGGGCGGACCCGTGTATAACGATGCGGGCGAAGTAGTGGGGTTAGTTTTGAATCGCGAATCGGCCCAGCAGCAGATCGGATACGCGATCACCGCGGCGGAGATTCGAGAGTTTCTGAAAGAGAAAAAGTAA
- the ilvC gene encoding ketol-acid reductoisomerase codes for MKEIRINDFVEQAVERSDYPPEKIKSILGNETVAVLGYGVQGRGQSLNMRDNGLKVIIGLRPNSAGWALALEDGWVPGKTLFPLEEAAEKGTIIQYLLSDAGQKDFWPKLKPHLTAGKALYFSHGFSLVYHDQTGVIPPKDIDVILVAPKGSGTTVRKHFLEGRGINSSFVVHQDATGRARERCLALGIAIGSGYLFETTARKEVFSDLTGERGVLMGAIYGLWLAQYEVLRAKGHSPSEAFNETVEEATQSLYPLIAEKGMDWMYANCSTTAQRGALDWFTKFRDASKPVFEQLYHSVETGEETRRTLEANSRPDYRVNLEKELKAIADSEMWRAGVAVRALRPERQEKK; via the coding sequence ATGAAAGAAATTCGAATCAACGATTTTGTGGAACAGGCCGTCGAACGCTCGGACTATCCCCCTGAGAAAATCAAAAGCATTCTCGGCAACGAAACCGTCGCGGTTCTGGGCTACGGCGTACAGGGCCGGGGTCAGTCGCTGAACATGCGAGATAACGGCTTGAAGGTCATCATCGGTCTGCGTCCCAATTCCGCCGGCTGGGCTCTCGCTCTCGAAGATGGCTGGGTTCCCGGCAAAACCCTCTTTCCACTGGAAGAAGCCGCTGAAAAAGGCACCATTATTCAGTATTTGCTTTCGGATGCCGGTCAGAAAGACTTCTGGCCGAAACTCAAGCCGCATCTGACGGCTGGTAAGGCCCTCTATTTTTCGCACGGCTTCTCGCTGGTCTATCACGACCAGACCGGCGTCATTCCTCCCAAGGATATCGATGTGATTCTGGTAGCCCCCAAAGGCTCGGGTACCACGGTCCGCAAGCACTTCCTCGAAGGCCGGGGGATTAATTCGAGTTTTGTGGTGCATCAGGACGCTACGGGCCGGGCACGCGAACGCTGCCTGGCTCTGGGCATCGCCATCGGCTCCGGCTATCTGTTCGAAACCACGGCCCGAAAAGAAGTCTTCAGCGATCTCACCGGAGAACGCGGTGTACTGATGGGGGCCATCTACGGCCTCTGGCTGGCGCAGTACGAAGTGCTGCGAGCCAAAGGACACAGCCCCTCCGAAGCATTCAACGAAACAGTGGAAGAGGCCACGCAAAGCCTTTACCCGCTGATCGCGGAGAAGGGTATGGATTGGATGTACGCCAACTGCTCCACTACCGCTCAACGCGGCGCGCTGGACTGGTTCACCAAGTTCCGCGACGCTTCGAAACCAGTGTTCGAACAGCTCTATCACAGTGTCGAAACCGGGGAAGAAACCCGCCGAACACTGGAGGCGAATAGCCGTCCGGATTATCGAGTAAATCTCGAGAAAGAGCTGAAAGCGATTGCGGATAGTGAAATGTGGCGAGCGGGCGTGGCCGTGAGGGCTTTGCGTCCCGAACGTCAGGAAAAGAAGTAG
- a CDS encoding MarR family winged helix-turn-helix transcriptional regulator translates to MADDLIDRMNAAWRQQRPDLDPTPLESVGRVIVLAKHLEKSVEAALESHDLSLGQFDILATLRRQGDGGKLTPGQLMESVMLSSGGMTNRLDRLEKAELIQRYADPDDRRGVMVGLTAKGKKLIDAATKTRFEEARKSMPPLTERQTEQLIDLLRKWLLQFS, encoded by the coding sequence ATGGCCGATGATCTGATTGATCGAATGAACGCCGCCTGGCGGCAACAACGACCCGATCTCGATCCCACTCCGCTCGAGAGTGTCGGCCGGGTCATCGTGCTCGCCAAGCACCTGGAAAAATCGGTGGAGGCAGCTCTCGAATCTCACGATTTAAGCCTCGGCCAATTCGATATTTTGGCGACGCTACGGCGTCAGGGGGATGGCGGAAAATTGACGCCGGGGCAATTGATGGAAAGCGTTATGCTTTCCTCGGGAGGCATGACGAATCGACTCGATCGACTCGAAAAAGCCGAGTTGATTCAGCGTTATGCCGATCCGGACGATCGCCGGGGAGTGATGGTCGGCTTGACGGCCAAAGGCAAAAAACTGATCGATGCCGCGACGAAAACGAGATTTGAAGAAGCCCGAAAATCGATGCCGCCGCTCACCGAACGGCAGACGGAACAACTGATCGATTTGTTGCGCAAATGGCTGTTGCAGTTCTCTTAA
- the hpnC gene encoding squalene synthase HpnC, whose amino-acid sequence MDLKFHQDLAKYGPAAAPIPVSLMQARAYCAELTQCTYENFTVVSYLLPRKLVPHFQAIYSYCRWADNLGDEIADSRQALELLKWWREQLEACYRNEAWHPVMVALNETIKQFQIPREPFLNLLTAFEQDQLINRYSSFEQLLGYCQNSANPVGRLVLYLCEAYTEENARLSDLICTGLQLTNFWQDIARDFDNLNRIYLPEEDLLRFSVAESDILEKHFTQEFRQLMIFEVHRAQQFFMEGQPLIARLPRKVRIDIELFRQGGLAILRKIEEQNYDVLSRRPKLRKVEKLKLFLKGLKVGLARRKI is encoded by the coding sequence ATGGATTTGAAATTTCATCAGGATCTGGCGAAATATGGTCCTGCCGCCGCCCCGATCCCAGTGAGTTTGATGCAAGCCCGCGCGTATTGTGCGGAACTCACTCAATGCACCTATGAAAACTTCACGGTCGTTTCCTACCTCCTTCCCCGAAAATTAGTTCCGCATTTCCAGGCGATTTACAGTTACTGCCGTTGGGCCGATAATCTGGGCGATGAAATTGCTGACTCCCGGCAGGCGCTGGAACTGCTGAAATGGTGGCGGGAGCAACTCGAAGCCTGCTACCGGAACGAAGCCTGGCATCCCGTAATGGTCGCACTGAACGAGACGATTAAGCAGTTTCAGATTCCCCGGGAACCCTTTTTAAATCTGCTGACTGCCTTCGAACAGGATCAGTTGATCAATCGCTATTCCAGCTTTGAACAGCTGCTGGGATATTGCCAGAACTCGGCGAATCCCGTCGGCCGATTGGTGCTATATCTTTGCGAAGCCTATACCGAAGAAAATGCCCGGCTCTCTGATCTGATCTGTACCGGCCTGCAATTGACTAATTTCTGGCAGGATATCGCGCGGGATTTCGACAATCTGAACAGAATCTACCTTCCCGAAGAAGATCTTCTCCGTTTCAGCGTGGCCGAAAGTGATATTCTGGAGAAGCACTTTACGCAGGAATTTCGACAACTGATGATCTTCGAAGTGCATCGAGCCCAACAGTTTTTTATGGAAGGCCAACCCCTTATTGCACGGCTGCCGCGCAAGGTACGGATCGATATCGAACTGTTTCGACAGGGGGGTTTGGCAATTCTCCGCAAAATCGAAGAGCAGAATTACGACGTGCTGTCCCGGCGGCCCAAGCTGAGAAAAGTGGAAAAGCTGAAGCTGTTTTTGAAGGGCCTGAAAGTCGGACTGGCCCGACGGAAAATTTAA
- a CDS encoding 2Fe-2S iron-sulfur cluster-binding protein, with protein sequence MSNDGYWFQAPPVSTRIPLPPAEPVVELVDITIDGRTVQAPKTSTILDVTRSLGIDTPTLCFLENLTPVNVCRICVVELTGARTLVPACSRKIEAGMVIQTDSPRVRLARKMVLEFLGSSVDLSTAPQAQSYIERYDAKPDRYGPRKESARTHDHAEAVDGTKARTTQVPVKIDNDLYVRDYSKCILCYKCVEACGTDAQNTFAIAVAGRGFQSHISTEADVPLPDSACVYCGNCIGVCPTGALMFKSEFDMRAAGTWDESKQTQTDTICSFCGVGCTLTLHVQDNSIVKVTSPLDVEVTHGHLCIKGRFGYQYVQNRDE encoded by the coding sequence ATGAGCAATGACGGCTATTGGTTTCAGGCTCCGCCCGTTTCCACGCGGATACCGTTACCCCCCGCCGAACCGGTGGTCGAGCTGGTGGATATCACCATTGACGGCCGAACGGTGCAAGCGCCCAAGACTTCGACTATTCTCGACGTGACCCGTTCGTTGGGAATTGATACGCCCACTTTGTGCTTTCTCGAAAATCTGACTCCCGTGAATGTCTGTCGGATATGTGTGGTGGAATTGACCGGGGCGCGGACATTAGTACCGGCCTGCTCCCGCAAGATCGAAGCGGGGATGGTCATCCAGACCGATTCGCCGCGCGTTCGGCTCGCCCGCAAAATGGTATTGGAATTCCTCGGCTCTTCCGTCGATCTCTCAACCGCGCCGCAAGCCCAATCTTACATCGAACGCTACGACGCGAAGCCGGATCGCTACGGGCCGCGAAAGGAATCTGCGAGAACTCACGATCACGCAGAAGCCGTCGATGGCACGAAGGCCCGCACGACCCAGGTTCCGGTTAAGATCGACAACGACTTATACGTTCGCGATTACTCCAAGTGCATTCTCTGCTATAAGTGCGTCGAAGCTTGTGGCACCGATGCGCAGAATACGTTCGCGATTGCTGTTGCAGGGCGGGGATTTCAGTCTCATATCTCGACGGAAGCGGATGTGCCTTTGCCCGACTCAGCTTGCGTCTACTGCGGCAACTGTATCGGCGTCTGCCCTACCGGTGCACTCATGTTCAAAAGCGAATTCGACATGCGCGCCGCTGGCACCTGGGATGAAAGCAAACAGACCCAGACCGATACCATCTGCTCCTTCTGTGGCGTAGGCTGCACGCTGACTTTACACGTTCAGGACAATTCGATCGTGAAAGTGACTTCGCCCCTGGATGTGGAAGTCACTCACGGCCATCTCTGCATTAAGGGCCGATTCGGCTACCAGTACGTTCAGAATCGCGACGAATGA
- a CDS encoding NAD(P)H-dependent oxidoreductase subunit E, which translates to MDLHIHGDTASPQEREAVDGLLGPAPSAWMGGLRNLNEEGRIALVGGQESRTQRHRLIEAFHAVQGRIGWVSEGALNYICQRLSVPPAEAYGVATFYHLFSLSPRPSTVVHVCDDIACRIKGGENLCQDLEKTLGPSGSGSWQRSPCLGLCERAPAALTLQAATTPRGITLAPTSGEEITQGLKQNAWPVDEPFQNLSRSIPPSGSRELRLLKRIGKIDPESIEAYILSGGYARLKQALALGSEGVIREVLDSKLMGRGGAAFPTGRKWEAVAKAPAKPHYLVCNADESEPGTFKDRLLMEGDPFAVLEGMTIAGLATGCEKGFLYLRGEYPLAGKRLALALDLARFAGFLGENILESGLNFDIEIRRGAGAYICGEETALFNSIEGKRGEPRNKPPFPVQEGVFGKPTVINNVETLVNIPLILKEGGKAYAQLGTESSTGPKLFCLSGHVARPGVYETTFGPTLRQMIEIAGGVPEGRKIQAILLGGAAGVFVGPDQLDIPLTFEGTRAANATLGSGVIIIFDDRVDMTDILTRIAEFFRAESCGQCVPCRVGTVRQEELFHRLRSQQPLVSREEELNLLKEIGQVMRDASICGLGQTASSAVESALKNLKGLFAERGQP; encoded by the coding sequence ATGGATCTTCACATTCATGGTGATACGGCGAGTCCTCAGGAGCGCGAAGCCGTCGACGGGCTGCTCGGCCCTGCCCCTTCGGCCTGGATGGGCGGACTACGCAACTTGAACGAGGAAGGCCGAATTGCATTAGTAGGAGGTCAGGAATCGCGAACTCAACGGCATCGCTTGATCGAGGCCTTCCATGCCGTGCAAGGGCGTATCGGTTGGGTATCTGAAGGCGCCCTCAACTACATCTGCCAGCGACTCTCTGTCCCCCCGGCAGAAGCTTACGGCGTTGCCACCTTCTATCACCTCTTCAGCCTTAGCCCTCGGCCTTCTACGGTGGTCCATGTTTGTGACGATATTGCCTGCCGGATTAAAGGTGGCGAAAACCTCTGCCAGGATTTGGAAAAAACGTTAGGCCCCTCAGGCTCAGGAAGTTGGCAGCGCAGTCCTTGCCTGGGACTTTGCGAGCGGGCTCCCGCTGCCCTGACTTTGCAAGCGGCTACGACACCACGTGGTATTACTTTGGCTCCCACCAGTGGAGAAGAAATTACTCAGGGATTGAAGCAGAACGCTTGGCCGGTGGATGAGCCGTTTCAAAATCTGAGCCGATCTATCCCTCCGTCCGGTTCACGGGAGCTGCGACTCCTAAAGCGGATCGGCAAAATCGATCCTGAAAGTATTGAAGCTTATATTCTTTCTGGAGGCTATGCCCGGCTAAAACAGGCCCTCGCACTCGGTTCCGAAGGGGTAATTCGCGAAGTTCTTGATTCCAAGTTAATGGGCCGTGGCGGCGCGGCCTTTCCCACAGGTCGAAAATGGGAGGCTGTCGCGAAAGCGCCGGCGAAGCCCCACTACCTGGTCTGTAACGCGGATGAATCCGAACCGGGAACCTTCAAAGATCGACTTCTGATGGAAGGCGACCCGTTTGCCGTTCTCGAGGGGATGACCATCGCCGGGCTGGCCACCGGCTGCGAAAAAGGCTTCCTCTATCTTCGCGGCGAGTACCCCCTGGCGGGCAAGCGTTTAGCTCTGGCGCTCGACTTGGCCCGATTCGCTGGCTTTCTCGGCGAGAATATTCTTGAGTCGGGTTTGAATTTCGATATCGAGATTCGTCGCGGCGCCGGGGCGTATATTTGCGGGGAAGAAACTGCCCTGTTCAATTCGATCGAAGGAAAACGCGGCGAGCCTCGCAATAAGCCTCCCTTTCCCGTTCAAGAGGGTGTGTTTGGCAAGCCTACGGTCATCAATAACGTTGAGACGCTGGTCAATATCCCACTCATCCTGAAAGAGGGCGGCAAAGCCTATGCCCAACTCGGTACGGAGAGTTCTACGGGGCCTAAACTGTTCTGCCTCTCGGGTCATGTTGCCCGGCCTGGCGTCTACGAGACGACTTTCGGCCCAACACTTCGCCAGATGATTGAGATAGCGGGCGGCGTACCTGAAGGTCGGAAGATTCAAGCGATTCTGCTCGGCGGAGCGGCCGGGGTCTTTGTCGGCCCCGATCAGCTGGATATTCCACTCACCTTCGAGGGAACCCGAGCCGCCAACGCCACGCTTGGCTCGGGCGTGATTATCATCTTCGATGATCGCGTCGATATGACCGACATCCTCACTCGCATCGCCGAATTCTTCCGAGCTGAATCCTGCGGCCAGTGCGTCCCCTGCCGGGTAGGAACGGTTCGCCAGGAAGAGTTATTTCATAGGCTCAGGAGCCAGCAGCCGCTGGTGAGTCGCGAAGAAGAATTGAATCTTCTTAAAGAAATCGGTCAGGTCATGCGGGATGCTTCCATCTGCGGTTTGGGCCAGACGGCTTCGAGCGCAGTCGAGTCGGCGTTGAAAAACTTGAAGGGTCTGTTCGCGGAACGAGGTCAGCCATGA
- the fdhF gene encoding formate dehydrogenase subunit alpha: protein MNNRTPKKPYPRLTTPLVRENGSLRPATWEEALDRAAQGLQRVVEKQGPEAYGLFSCSKTTNEMNYIAQKFTRVVIGSNNIDSCNRTUHAPSVVGLATVFGMGGGTNSYREIEETEVILLWGSNARETHPIFFHHLLKGIHNGAKLFAIDPRRTSSTQWADQWLGLDIGTDIALSNAVGREIIAAGLQNQQFIDHATTGFEEYRKAVESYTLQYAERETGVPARVIRELAHTYAKADKGIICWTLGITEHHNAVDNVLSLINLALLTGKVGRYGCGLNPLRGQNNVQGGGDMGALPDRLPGFQHVEVDEFRLKFEKHWGAKIPPKRGLNLTQMFEAMEHGELQALYVIGENPLQSEADQTRARRLLESLDFLLVQDIFLTKTAELATVVLPAAAGWCESEGTVTNSERRVQRVRKALNPPGQARDDLDILFELARRLGHDWGKPKSEDIWNEVRALSPAHAGLSYARLEKHNGLQWPCYDENHPGEMFLHSRLWEQPLNGPRVAFNPVEHDPPHEKLSPEYPYRLTTGRRLDDYNTGVQTAGYQSPLRRGETLDVSPEDAQTLGVHDGDLVKVISRRGSLEVPARIDRGLRPGLTFMTFHFPDEVATNLLTIDFTDPKAGTAEFKAAAVRIEPQKVRS from the coding sequence ATGAACAACAGAACCCCGAAGAAACCTTATCCCCGACTGACAACTCCTCTCGTTCGCGAAAACGGTTCATTACGACCCGCCACCTGGGAAGAAGCGCTTGACCGAGCGGCCCAGGGATTGCAGCGAGTTGTCGAAAAACAGGGGCCTGAAGCCTACGGGTTATTCAGCTGTTCTAAAACTACCAACGAGATGAACTACATCGCTCAAAAGTTTACTCGCGTGGTGATTGGCAGTAATAACATCGATAGCTGCAACCGCACCTGACATGCCCCAAGCGTCGTCGGTCTGGCGACAGTCTTTGGGATGGGCGGCGGCACCAATTCCTACCGCGAAATCGAAGAGACTGAGGTGATTCTCCTTTGGGGCTCTAACGCCCGGGAGACGCACCCGATCTTCTTTCATCATCTCCTCAAGGGCATACATAACGGAGCCAAGCTCTTCGCCATCGATCCCCGTCGAACCAGTTCCACGCAATGGGCCGACCAGTGGCTGGGTCTGGATATCGGAACCGATATTGCTTTGTCGAATGCCGTCGGTCGCGAGATCATCGCGGCCGGATTACAGAACCAGCAGTTCATTGACCACGCCACCACTGGGTTCGAGGAATATCGAAAGGCTGTCGAATCCTACACGCTGCAGTATGCGGAGCGGGAAACGGGCGTCCCGGCCCGGGTGATCCGCGAACTGGCGCATACGTACGCCAAAGCGGATAAAGGAATTATCTGCTGGACCCTAGGCATAACCGAACATCATAATGCCGTCGATAATGTGCTGTCGCTGATCAATCTGGCGTTGTTGACCGGTAAAGTCGGCCGCTATGGCTGCGGCCTGAATCCCCTTCGCGGCCAGAATAATGTGCAAGGCGGCGGCGACATGGGAGCCCTGCCCGATCGATTGCCCGGCTTTCAGCACGTCGAAGTCGATGAGTTCCGCTTGAAGTTCGAGAAACACTGGGGGGCCAAAATCCCCCCAAAACGCGGCTTGAACCTCACGCAAATGTTTGAGGCGATGGAGCATGGCGAACTGCAAGCGCTTTACGTGATTGGCGAAAACCCACTCCAGTCCGAAGCCGATCAAACCCGAGCCCGACGACTCTTGGAAAGCCTCGATTTTCTCCTGGTTCAGGATATCTTCCTGACCAAGACGGCGGAACTGGCCACAGTCGTGCTACCAGCTGCTGCCGGTTGGTGCGAAAGCGAAGGGACTGTCACAAACAGCGAACGAAGGGTTCAGCGCGTTCGAAAAGCCTTGAATCCACCCGGCCAGGCTCGCGATGATCTCGATATCCTCTTCGAACTGGCTCGCCGGCTGGGACACGATTGGGGTAAACCCAAGAGTGAGGACATCTGGAACGAAGTTCGCGCCTTGAGTCCTGCACACGCCGGGCTGAGTTATGCCCGATTGGAAAAACACAACGGACTGCAATGGCCCTGCTACGATGAAAATCATCCCGGGGAAATGTTCCTGCATAGCCGTCTCTGGGAACAACCTTTGAATGGCCCCCGAGTGGCTTTTAATCCCGTCGAGCATGACCCGCCGCATGAAAAGCTCAGCCCCGAATATCCCTATCGACTGACTACTGGTCGGCGGCTCGATGACTACAACACCGGCGTGCAAACCGCGGGTTATCAATCGCCGCTGCGTCGCGGCGAAACGCTGGACGTCTCTCCCGAAGATGCCCAGACTCTCGGAGTGCATGACGGCGATCTGGTGAAAGTGATCTCGCGTCGCGGCAGCCTGGAAGTCCCGGCCCGAATCGATCGGGGATTGCGGCCGGGACTAACTTTCATGACCTTCCATTTTCCGGACGAAGTAGCCACCAACCTGCTGACGATCGACTTCACCGATCCTAAAGCAGGCACGGCCGAGTTCAAAGCCGCCGCGGTGCGCATTGAGCCCCAGAAAGTGCGGTCCTGA
- the fdhD gene encoding formate dehydrogenase accessory sulfurtransferase FdhD: MTQSEIPEGPVPESIQTRKIVAIPAVGTEEARIDPVAVEAPLELRINGQAETVMMRTPGHDEELVLGFLYAENVISEIGDIVAMERPNAENIQIIDVKLTSTRKFQGMDRPLYSNSSCGVCGKRSLASLEVHGPRLESDFRLNRNLLCPLPGRLRKNQKLFSETGGVHAAGLFSPEGSLVTLREDVGRHNALDKLIGWALSEGLVPLNEFILLLSGRVSYELIQKAIRASIPVVAAVGAPSTLAIELAEQFGITLLGFLKNDHFNCYSHSSRIAL, from the coding sequence ATGACCCAGTCCGAAATCCCGGAAGGCCCTGTTCCCGAGTCGATCCAGACCCGAAAAATTGTTGCGATCCCCGCCGTCGGCACGGAGGAGGCCCGGATAGATCCGGTGGCCGTCGAGGCGCCGTTGGAGTTACGTATTAACGGACAGGCGGAAACCGTGATGATGCGAACGCCCGGCCACGATGAGGAACTGGTTCTCGGTTTCCTGTATGCGGAGAATGTGATATCGGAAATAGGCGATATCGTCGCGATGGAACGGCCGAATGCGGAAAATATCCAAATTATTGATGTGAAGCTCACCTCCACTCGCAAGTTTCAGGGAATGGATCGTCCCCTCTACAGCAATTCCAGCTGTGGAGTTTGTGGTAAGCGCTCTCTTGCTTCGCTGGAAGTGCACGGCCCGCGCCTGGAATCGGATTTTCGTTTAAATCGCAATCTGTTGTGCCCCCTGCCCGGTCGGTTGCGGAAGAATCAAAAATTATTTAGCGAAACCGGGGGAGTTCATGCGGCCGGGCTCTTTAGTCCGGAAGGTTCGCTGGTCACACTTCGGGAAGATGTGGGCCGGCATAACGCGCTCGACAAACTGATTGGCTGGGCCTTAAGTGAAGGTCTGGTTCCACTCAACGAGTTTATTCTTCTCCTTTCGGGAAGAGTGAGCTACGAACTGATTCAGAAAGCTATCCGAGCCTCGATCCCAGTCGTGGCAGCGGTCGGGGCGCCCTCGACGCTAGCCATCGAATTGGCCGAGCAGTTCGGCATCACCCTCCTGGGTTTTCTGAAAAACGATCACTTCAATTGCTACTCGCACTCTTCACGCATCGCTCTCTGA